In Candidatus Babeliales bacterium, the DNA window CACCATGCATTATTTTTATTGATGAAATTGATGCTATTGGCCGTTCTCGTGGAAGTGGTTTTGGTGGTGGACATGATGAGCGTGAACAAACTCTTAATCAATTATTAACTGAAATGGATGGTTTTGAGACCTATCAATCTCCCGTAATTGTGATTGCTGCTACTAATATTCCCGATGTATTAGATAAGGCATTATTGCGACCTGGTAGATTTGATCGTTGGGTGACTGTGCAATATCCAGATCAAGAAGCGCGTGAACAAATTTTAAAGATACACGCTGGTAATGTAAAAATTGATGCTGATGTTGATTTAGAATACTTAGCAAAAGAAACAGCCGGATTTTCAGGTGCAGATCTTGCTAATTTGATGAATGAAGCCGCAATTAATGCTTCTAAAAAAAATCAAAATAGTGTGTCAATGCAGGATCTAACTGAAGCACACAAAAGTATGATGCGTAACCGAGATGCTACTTCATCAGGAAATGCGGGAAATATGTTAGCTAAAGGTTCAAGCAAACCTAAAATGTTTATGCCTACGCAGGTAAAAACTAAATTTGCTGATGTAGCTGGTATTCCTGAAGCTAAAGAGGAATTGCAGGATGTGGTAGATTTTCTTAAAACACCTGAAAAATATCGTAGATTAGGCGCTAGGCTTCCTAAAGGGCTTTTATTGGTTGGTGACCCAGGAAATGGAAAAACATTGCTTGCAAAGGCAGTGGCAGGTGAAGCTAATTGTCCATTTTTTAGCGTCAGTGCTTCTGATTTTGTTGAAATGTATGTTGGTGTTGGTGCTTCTCGAGTACGTGATCTATTTGGTCAAGCGCGTCGTCACATGCCAAGTATTATTTTTATTGATGAAATTGATGCCGTTGGTGGTAAGCGAGTAGCTGGCTTTGATGGTGGCAGTGATGAACGGGCACAAACATTAAATCAATTATTAACTGAAATGGATGGATTCAATTCAGAAGATTCTTCAATAATTATTATGGCTGCTACCAATCGACCTGATATTTTAGATAACGCATTATTGCGGCCAGGTAGATTTGACAAGCGCATTGATGTACCATATCCAGATCTTAAAAGTCGTGAACAAATTTTACAAGTTCATGCAAAAAATATAAAAATTGATCCAGCAGTTGATGTTACCCGCATCGCTCGTGGTACGCCCGGTTTTTCAGGCGCAGATCTTGCTCATTTAGTTAATGAGGCAGCATTAATCGCAACCAAAAAGACTGAGCAAGAAACTGTTACCATGTATGATTTTGAAGATGCGCGTGATAAAATTATGTTGGGTAAAGAATTAAGATCAATTGTATTGTCAGATCAAGAACGAAACATGGTTGCCTATCATGAATCAGGACATGCTTTAGTGAGATTACTGCTTCCTAAAGTTTCAGATCCACTGCACAAGGTTACTATTGTACCACGTGGCAAAGCGCTTGGGGTAACTCATTCATTGCCTGAAAAAGACAAATATCTTTCAACCAAAGAAGAACTATTTACGCTTTTAATGGTTTGTCTTGGAGGGCGTATTGCTGAACAATTATTCTTTAATGTTTTAAGTTCAGGTGCTGCTGATGATTTTCAAAAGGCTACGCATTGGGCACGAAAAATGGTGTGTTCATATGGTATGACTGATGAACTTGGCCCCGTAGTGTATAATCAAGGACGTGGTGAATTTGAATATTCTCAAAAAACTGCAGAACGAATTGATGACGTGGTTCATAAAGTTCTGGCTGATGCGCAAGCTCAAACTGAAGAATTATTACGTTCAAATAAGGATAAATTAGAAAAATTAGCATTGGCTTTATTAGAAAAAGAAACCTTATTTGCGGATGAAATTTATGCTCTGTTAAATATTCAGCCAAGAGAAAGTTTTAAATTGGTTGATAAGGACGAGGATGCTTAAACCGGACATTGATTTACAAAAATCGGTGGAACCTATTATTCGTAAAGCGGGTGATATTTTACTTTCATATTGGCAAAAGCCCATTATAAGATCACAAAAAAAAGACCATGGTTTTGTGACTGAGGCTGATATTGCGAGTGAAGAATACTTAATTGAAGCATTACATCAAGTATTACCTGAAGCATCATTTTTTGCAGAAGAATCGGGTAAAAAGGGCAATACTGCAGATGGTTATTGCTGGGTTATTGATCCACTCGATGGAACGACTAATTTTGCTTTTGGTATACCACATTTTTGTATTTCGATTGCGTTGACCTATTTTAATGAACCTATTTTTGGTATGATCTTTCTACCATTATTTGATGAGTTATTTTATGCTCAAAAAGGAAAAGGATCATTTTTAAATCAAAAAAAGATTGCCATTGCGCAGGATAGGCCGCTTGATAAGACGTTGCTTTTGGTTGGGTTTCCTTATAAAAAAGGAAAGACATTTTTAAGAGTTTTAGAGAATCTTAACCAAATTTCAACGCGGACATACGCATTTCGCCATTTAGGAGCAATTGCAATAGATCAAGCATATATTGCTTGCGGCAGAGCGGATGGTCTTTTTTTTGAAGATTTAGCCTGGTGGGATGTAGCTGCTGGTATTTTGCTTATAAAAGAGGCCGGCGGTGTAGTTTCCACCTATGAGGGTAAAGATATTAGGCCAGAATATCATTCTTATGTGGCTGCAAATGAGGGTTTGTATCAACATTTGTTCTCATTATTGCAAAAATAACAAAGTAATCATTGAAAAAAATCATATTTTTAGTAAAGTAATAATAAGATTGCACTATCAAAAAGGACAACAAACATGTCACGAATTTGTACCATATGTAATAAAAGACCACAAGTTGGCAATTTGGTAAGTCACGCAAAAAACCGTACAAAACGCTGGCTTTACCCAAATGTTCACAAATTTCGCTTTACCTTAGTTGGTCAAGAACCAAAAAAGGTACAACGCGGTGCGGTATGCACTAAATGCGTAAAAGCTGGCAAAATAGAAAAAGTTTTATAATTTAGAGGTTATCTTCAATGGCAAATATAAAATCAGCAAAAAAACAAGCTATTCAAAACGAAAAGCGTCGTCAAATAAACCTCGCTCGCAAAACATCAGTTAAAACTGCAGTAAAAAAAGTTTTAACGGCTATAGAAAAAAATGCTCCAGTAGAACAAGCAAAAGAATTGCTGAAGGATGCTGAAGCAAAATTAGCACGCGCTAAAAATAAAGGTGTTTTACATTTTAATACCGTGCGCAGAAAAATTAGTAATTTAGCACAAAAAATTGCTGAATATACAAAAGAGCAACAAGCTTCAAAGTAAAAATTAAAAAGGGAGTTTTTTTAACTCCCTTTTTTTCTTATAATAATCGAATTTGATAAAGCCAATCTT includes these proteins:
- the ftsH gene encoding ATP-dependent zinc metalloprotease FtsH, which translates into the protein MRHRMRNNSFAKGPKGVFIIVFFFLVSILALTKLTDYTRHVKTMNYSSFIDAVERGDVKSVHIAGQDVYGALKDGSRFEAVIAEGAQNFDTLRKHDVEFSVAPNSSPLGPWYIFLLMILLTVPLGIWYFFKQNRNGSGGSSGIFSMGKSRAKMFNPSMISATFDSVAGVHEAKSALKDVVDFLKNPDKYHRLGAKVPRGILLVGEPGNGKTLLAKAIAGEANCPFFSITGSDFIEVFVGVGAARVRDLFAQARKNSPCIIFIDEIDAIGRSRGSGFGGGHDEREQTLNQLLTEMDGFETYQSPVIVIAATNIPDVLDKALLRPGRFDRWVTVQYPDQEAREQILKIHAGNVKIDADVDLEYLAKETAGFSGADLANLMNEAAINASKKNQNSVSMQDLTEAHKSMMRNRDATSSGNAGNMLAKGSSKPKMFMPTQVKTKFADVAGIPEAKEELQDVVDFLKTPEKYRRLGARLPKGLLLVGDPGNGKTLLAKAVAGEANCPFFSVSASDFVEMYVGVGASRVRDLFGQARRHMPSIIFIDEIDAVGGKRVAGFDGGSDERAQTLNQLLTEMDGFNSEDSSIIIMAATNRPDILDNALLRPGRFDKRIDVPYPDLKSREQILQVHAKNIKIDPAVDVTRIARGTPGFSGADLAHLVNEAALIATKKTEQETVTMYDFEDARDKIMLGKELRSIVLSDQERNMVAYHESGHALVRLLLPKVSDPLHKVTIVPRGKALGVTHSLPEKDKYLSTKEELFTLLMVCLGGRIAEQLFFNVLSSGAADDFQKATHWARKMVCSYGMTDELGPVVYNQGRGEFEYSQKTAERIDDVVHKVLADAQAQTEELLRSNKDKLEKLALALLEKETLFADEIYALLNIQPRESFKLVDKDEDA
- the rpmB gene encoding 50S ribosomal protein L28 — translated: MSRICTICNKRPQVGNLVSHAKNRTKRWLYPNVHKFRFTLVGQEPKKVQRGAVCTKCVKAGKIEKVL
- the rpsT gene encoding 30S ribosomal protein S20, whose amino-acid sequence is MANIKSAKKQAIQNEKRRQINLARKTSVKTAVKKVLTAIEKNAPVEQAKELLKDAEAKLARAKNKGVLHFNTVRRKISNLAQKIAEYTKEQQASK
- a CDS encoding inositol monophosphatase family protein, which translates into the protein MLKPDIDLQKSVEPIIRKAGDILLSYWQKPIIRSQKKDHGFVTEADIASEEYLIEALHQVLPEASFFAEESGKKGNTADGYCWVIDPLDGTTNFAFGIPHFCISIALTYFNEPIFGMIFLPLFDELFYAQKGKGSFLNQKKIAIAQDRPLDKTLLLVGFPYKKGKTFLRVLENLNQISTRTYAFRHLGAIAIDQAYIACGRADGLFFEDLAWWDVAAGILLIKEAGGVVSTYEGKDIRPEYHSYVAANEGLYQHLFSLLQK